Within Quercus lobata isolate SW786 chromosome 5, ValleyOak3.0 Primary Assembly, whole genome shotgun sequence, the genomic segment aaCTTGGCTTCTCAGCCAGCAACAGagttacaatttctttttctgtttatttGTCAGAAATAGTTATAGATTCAAGTGCACGGTTATGGAACTAGAGGCAGAGAAATCCTTGATTCAGGCAGAGAGTTCTGATGGGCCAAACTCAAACAGTTCAGATTTTGTAGCTCATGTAAGGAAACTACTGTTTCGCCGAATGTTGGTGGGAATTAGAGATGGAAGATTTTTCTTGGGCACCTTCCACTGCATGGACAAGCAAGGAAACATCATTCTCCAAGATGCTGTGGAGTACCGTAGCACCCGACGCTCCTCTACTTCTCCAATGGAACAGCGGTGCCTTGGTCTTATTCTCATTCCTTCCTCCTGTCGTTCGTCTTGTCATGTGGGTTGTTCTATTGAAGAGCAATTGTCTCTGCTAAAATTATAGAAATCAAAAACATTATGAATTTCAGAACTTTTCTGCTTGAATCAATATGATAAAAAATGTGACATTCTTCTTGTTTATGATTATTGGAGATTTGATTTAAGTTAATAGGAAATATTATTTACCATGAAATTTTTGCTTGAAGTGATGTGATGAATCAGACAGTATGACATATTATCTTCCAGGTGTTCTCTGTCTGCACCCACACAAGTGTTTGTTTCcttgtttattttgcttttccATAGGTGGTTGGTGATATGAGtatttagaatattttgtaCTACGGTTTAATTATGAACTTTATACTTGAAGCAAAGTTGCTTCTACAATTGAGGTTTTGAATTAGACCTTTTACACAGTTTGTGTTGAAATTTGATTTATGTTCACCATTAAGAGCTAttgttggttttgatttttgtctCCTATTTGGAACTATTTTGATGGTTAAAGAAAATAGATCATTTTAATTGAAAAGGCTTGATATactgataacccaagaaaaacaagaaattgaTATAAGcttttggttttgttatttgCATGTTAGTTTCCTTCCTGACACTTACATGCTCATTTTTATGTATGAAAACCCACTTGATGAAATAAGTTTAATCgtcagttttaacttttaagtacCTTTTTCTGAGATATTTAAATAGGTACTGTACAAATCCGATAGGTTTGATTGAAATCTAAAATAAGATGATAATTCTAGATCTTCCAAACTACCATAGAATGTTTGAAGGTGATAGATTAGGCACTTAACATGGTCAACTCATGGATGTAAAGCCAAGAACAAATTATGGCAGATGGATTCATTGAGAACTCAATGATGAGTACTACTGTGACGTTTAATTATTTCAGTATCTTAGATTTGAGGACATAGAAATTCTATAAGCCTTTTGTGAAGCCTTGTTTTTCTACAGGGAAAACTCGTGTTTGAATCTTCCcatctctatttattttatttttaaataaatgtcTATTGGTgttaatcataaaaatatttaatgttcCTTATAATCGTTTAAATAGTTTATATTGAGGTGTGATTTAGTACACGACAATACAAGACATACTTTATACATTCCAAATCCAATCCACAAAAAATAGAATCATAATCATGTATTTTTAGGTGTTTTAATTTCCACcattccttttatatatataaataaaaggcTAAACTATAAAcgattcaaattttaataaatattagaTACCACATGGTCCACACCTAAATGTACTATGTAAGAATCGCCTATTTGATAATATCTAtgcttatttttataaatttgaaaatactaAGGACTTTATAGAAAtcctccttttattttttggaaaattaaagggatgcaataattttttttagcctttgagaatttttttggagagttatggttttggttttttttttggtataaaaaagTAGCACTACTTGCCAAAAAGTTTTATCCGTTTATATTCATAACTCTTCTTCTTGAATGACCACTCACTAAGAATATGCCTCATTAAAACTGGATTGCTTCATCAAAACTTTGCAAAGTAAATCCTTATCGGAAAAAAGGTATAATTAGCACATATTCTTCTAAAAATGTACTCTCCCTAATGAGTACGCGGGGTCTTAATTTTATGTGATGCAAAGATTCTTAAGTCGCATGCCAATTCTACTATTTCTTAAATGTTGCATCAATAATGACTTAGTAAATAGATATGCTAAATTGTCAATTGATTCTATCTTGTTGACATAAATATTATCTCTTATGGAGCTTGTGTGCATAAAAATATTTGGagaaatatttttggttttgtttacattttatataGCTCCCTCTAATATGAGTGATACAAGAAAGATTGTCTTTGTATACTATTGTTGGGCTATCTTTGATTAAGGATAATCCACAATTTTATCAAACATGTATAATTACCAATCTAAACCAAACGCACTTACGACTTGCTTCATGAATTGCCATAATTTTTGAGTGATTGAGGAAGTAGCTGATATTAATTTGTTTGCTTGACATCTATATGAAATAGCAATGTTGTCACAAGTGAAAAATTATCATGCTTGTGATTGACCATTGTGTGAATTAGAAAGATAACTTGCGTCAACACATTCAACTATGGATTTGGTTCATGTggataaaataatttcatcCCAATCATAATACATGCTTGACCCTATTCCAACATCTTCGAGTTGATACAAAACTATATGTTGCTAGCAGGTTGAAttaaaaaactgtcaaattttgtgtcatttTCAAGATACATTAGAGCACCAATTGCATTGAGGTATGATACTTCAAGACCAAGAGTTCCTTAAGTATTGTATCTTATATtctcttttaaaatttgtaCAAAACTTATATAGACTCCTTAGATATTGTATCTAAATTCTCTAATTACATTCTACCATATGACTAAGGTCATATAATTGAACTTAATTGTCATTGGGAAAATAACACCTTTTTTACTACAACTACATATGATTGAATCTAACTAACAACCAGAGGTACATTATGACACAACAAACAACTCACcataagtaaaaataaacttaaaattgtAATCAAACATACAACACATtgaaataagattttaaaaattgcaaCTGTTTTaagaaccaattttttttttgtcacaacttttgATATATCTAATTGTGAATGACTACTTATTAATTTCACATATAAccgccattttttttttctccaccatCTCCCAATATGATACATGGAATTGTGGtattaagatttcttttttaaaaaatgttatgagattttaatttttctgtttctaattttttttttttactttaaaaataaaaagagtggGAACTTAGAGCATTAGTAATAATGGTGCTAAATAACTATACTTAAAATTAGAGCTACAGCAGTAGAGCTATAGCTAAAAAATTTGGCTTCTCAACTACGGTGCACAACTATCTtttgtgcactgtagctcaaaggtaaaaaaaaaaaaaaaaataaaaaattaggtcCACTGATGgttagaatattttatttttatatgactTACTTTAAGATTTGGCTTATTTAGCTGTCAATTACAACCACTCTGGTTCCATAGACAAGCTATTACCACAATTCTTTTGGCGGTTACCAATCTTCCGTGTAATATTTAGGCTTTTATATTCTTATactcattttattatatttgcttttttattcacttttgtgttaaaatgtaaatatttatgtattaattgtaaattattgatatgatataatagATATAAACaagtgtaaaaaaatatttttctctaatataattagatttgatataattttaaaaatataatgcTGGTTATGTGATAATTGATTTTACTATCAAATTAGGACattaattgatttctttttaatGTAGATGTACATAAGAtttgaatttaatcaaattcttttattcaaccagaaatttttttaccaatttaattaattgatcAAATCCACTtgaaaattacaatatttttgttgagaaGCTACTGAAATAGCCAAAATTTTTCTGCGAATAGCCATTATCAAAACCAAAACATAAACTAAGTTGGTGAGGACATGGTAGTAAATTCGGAGTTTAGAAGAGGGGATATTTGTAATTGAAGTGATTCAATTATTAGGCACCCTAGTCACCCCTATATATTTCTTCTTCGTACTTCCTCCaactttaaatttatatacCAAAAAATTCCCTTAGCAAGAGAGCTCTAACTTTTAAGCCCCACTTACCCCACAAACCCTCTAGTCTTaacctcttccttttcttctaaACATGGCCAAAACACCACCAAATCTAGTGGAAGATTCAATCAAACCGTACAAATCTTCCAAAGATTATCCTCAAAATGCCCAGGGTTTGTCTATCTATGCCtctattttctccatttttatttacatttccGTCTTATATATCTTCAACTTGTCTCCTTCCACTCTCTTTTACAACACCAAGTTTTGGTTTTTCCTTTCCAACACTTTCATACTCATCATTGCCGTTGACTATGGAGCCTATTCCTCATCCAAAGGGAAACAAGACCTATACCAAGAGTACGTGATGCGTACCCAAGTGAAAAATGTTCCATCCTTCGTTCCACAATACCAAAAAATTGTTAAGCAAAGCACTCCTAAGCAAAAGGTCGACAGTTTTCAAGAAATGAGAGAAGTAATAGTTCAAGAAGTACAAGTTTTCCCTGAAAGAAACTTGCAAGTTGTTATCAAAAGTGATTCCAAAAAGCCTAGTGAAGATTTACGAGAAAAGATTAAAGCAAAAACTTATTGTGGAAGTAAGTCGGAGCAAGCCAAAAGGGTGGTGATAGACGAGAGCAAGAACATTATTATAAGGAGTTCAGAGactgaaaagaatgaagaaaatgagTTTTCAACTATGTCGGATGAGGAACTGAACAGAAGAGTAGATGAGTTTATTCAGAGGTTTAACAGAGAAATTCGACTTCAATCCACTAGCTAGAAACTTCAgccaaagtttcaaaaaaataaaactttcaaATATGAATGTAGATATTAATTATGGTAGGAGAACACAGCTTGCTGCGTTTTTGTAATGTTGTTGTTTGtgtctttttcctttctctttacttgtctttcactttttttttccttttttttttttttgaatggttaGCGTAAACATCGATTCGGACTTTTGCATGTAGAAATATCTCGCtctatataaaaattttctgccttttgttgttgttgtacatGTCCTAACTTTactgaattttaaaatattttttgcttaTGCTAAGAGACTTGTAGATTTAACCAACACATGCTAGAAATATACTTGAACACCAATAAGCCATAAATATGGGTATTTATTCTTACATATTCTCTATTCTACATCATCCATCatccattttcattttaaaataaagataaatagaAATTGTGTACATAGCATGTGAAATAATGAACGTTGTGTGATCATAATGTACATTAATGAGTGTATGAGAATAATTTTCCTAAAACTATTTAAGGTTTAAGGGCAAATTTTTAGATGCcatgaaaaaatttaaagaaattaatagCACAAGCAACactgttaggtttttttttttttttttcctctctcatGCTCTTACTTTCTTCTATGGGACAAACCACTCTAATCTCTAAATGATAGTATGGAATATAGGCTTATTTAAGTGTGAAAATGAGTTTGTCAAGAGTCTTATAGCTTAATTGATGTCTTCTAGTATTTCCAATAGAAAAGGCCAACATCAAATTCCACTCTCCCATTATAAATATCGAATTattaaagggggaaaaaagaggGTGGCACTACAAAAATACAGGCTATTCCAGTGCTTCAAAAACGCCATTATAGCTCCTAAAAGCACTAGCAATAGATACATGATTTAAAGTGCCACTATAGACCATATATGTtgcagcgctttcaaaagcgccAGTACAAGTGACCTAGAGCGGGGTTTTTTAGTATAGACTGGCTTTTTATAGTGTGGAAATGAGTATTAAACTTGACACTACATTTGAGGgtttataaaagaattatatgGAATGAAATGCGTAAATTGTAAAAGAAAGACATGGAACTTaatgataaattttatatttttccaataattccttggagtttataaaaataaaatagaaagaaaaaatatttgattttactATCACTTGCTTTaggtttttttcccctcaaaataaagacaaaatcaatattttaccttaatttcatatagaaatggatatttctttttacttttgagAAGAATTATTAAGGGTGAGTAGAATGGAATGACAATTCATTTCTAACTATTTCATTCCTTTCCTTCTACTAAACTCTCAAACATGAAATTGTATGGAATGTTCAATAAAAATCTCTTTCAATATGTTCTATTATTTTCTCGTCTCCAATACAATATAggaaaacatttatttattatggatcatagacaaaaaaaattgggtAATAATTAGTTTGCACATACTTAAAATGcaatactaagagaagaaataAACTCCAAGATAGTAGAATAATCCAAGAAAACCCAacacctagaccaatcaaataaagtctTTCTTTGATTGGAAAGTTGTGCTAATGAAGTTCCTTATTAGTTTCTATTGTATTTGGtctatgtttgttttttaatatattttgctaataaagttttaaattttttttcacatcgtTTGTAgtcatatttgattttctttagttgTGAACAGTTTTTGAATTAAAAGTTTCTAGCATGTGTTGGATAGAATTTATGATAGATGTAATGTTTAATGAAAGTCACAAATAGGTTCTTGCATTGATgttcaatattttcaaaacatattggATCATCATCCCTAAGCCATCCATTTTGCTTGCTTTTTGATTCATTAtgattattcttcttcttctacttcttcctttttgttgttgttgttgttgttgttgttgttgttgaaataaatgatATCTTTTATAATTGCTTTATCTCCTGAGTATAAGTAGTTCATGGATTTATGTAAAGTATTCTTCCCATTATTTCAGATGAGTGGAAAAGGGAGGAAAGTGCATACTAATTGCAAGCCTCCATTAACCATAGAAAATTTAtattgattctttttatttccttctaaatgaattattttttaggtaTGAATTCTCTTATTTTGCAGATAATATTTTCAAGTGGAGATTAGGAGTTGTACACTAGATATTTGTTTTGTCCTTGTGTATAGAGACCTTgggaatttcaaaatatttatgtgAAAGCTATTTTGGTAGTTATATCTTTATTTACTTATGCTTGAATAGTAGTTTTTAAAGTTTTCGAGAGAGGGAGTGTTTATAACTTATTTGTAtgaatttagttataaaattatctctaaaaatagttaaatcattaaattattatccCTTAAGTTCGTTATAAGTTTCTTCCTTTATATTGTGCTCATGTAGAATAAGTGTCATCTACTATTCTAGATTACAAAGTATAaggaatatattttttaaataagtcaaaagatgaataaacaaaaaatattaaatggaaTATTTGCCTAagcattcatttattatatattttttgttcatcTAGATATTTTGCAATAATTGATATACAATTGTTTAGTTTCCTTTAATGTTTGATtacatttcaaataaaattatactttatgTTTTGAGCATAGTAAGTAGAGGTGAATTCTTATTTGTTTCAAGTGATTATTTCTCTAAGCAAAGTAAATATATATGCTTTTAAAAAACTATCCTATGCATCGTATAGATTAACTACTAGTGTTAATAAATGACAAACTTATCAAGTTTATCATTTTAGTGATTAGTCCACACATTtccttcatttaaaataaaaataaaaataaaggccCACACGTTTAGTCTACATTCTACATCACCTCGATATCACTTTCTCCATGAACTATTAAGCGccaactgaaatttttttaagcccaCACTTTTAACATTTAGgcccacactttttttttttttttaagtacccaaatttttttttaatttaatttatttaattttattattattaaatgtaAAAAGGACCAGTTTTTTGGGAACCCGTAAACAAACCCAAATacccagttttttttttttcacgttcTTTCTCTCCTCTCCTCACGCCCTCAACCTCCACAAATcggtaagctctctctctcattgtcattttttgtttcttctccaTTCCCTAATTCTATTGTCTCTCATTCTTGTGTAGTTCTAGGGTTCCTAATTTCATAAtgaaaattgtgattgattttttttttttccaagtctGAATGTTCGTCTATAACAAAAGCTTTTCTTTTCAGTTCTGAAAGTTTGATTGGATCAATACTTTCGTTGTTCCCTCTTTGCTGTTCTCTCTCAAAggtaattttagagattttgatttttttttttttttttttaatttttaattttgaatgatcTATACTTTCATGTTAAGAAAGCATGAACTAGCCCTGTGATTaaaagctttttcttttcttttcttttctttttttgctttttttgttcCTAGTTTTAACTTTGATATTGtgagtttttgggtttgaagCCATGGGCACAGTAAGCTATTCGTTCACTCTGCTAGCTAGGTTCCCAGAATCCAGATTGGTTGTAATGAGTGAGTTCTGATACATACCCTAAATGGTACACCTGTAGATTTGGGCTGGGCCTGGGGTATGTCAATGATACACCATATTCATAATGAGGAAAATTGAATGTGTGCATTGTGTTTTACATGATATTATGTTCAagataaaacttaaataaaatgaGTTCTGCTCGTTCTTTTGTTGCTATCATGAGTTGGTAATCGTTTGAATATTGTAAAGAGTCCATATAATGTTATAGATGGTCAGACCAAGACAGTTGCTGCCTTTTCCAATAATTCTGTGGCATTGCCTTCACAGGCACAAAAAGAACTGAAAGATTTTTGCTTTTCATACCCTTttaatcttcatcttcatcttcatatgAGTTGCTTTGATTCCAACTCCGAGTACAAATCAAAGCTCCCATAATATCATGCCCTGAGGACATAAGAGTCCAATCAATCTGCCTTGCTGTTGTATGATATGCGTCATACGAAGTGACAATTGAAATGGGGATTGCCAATAGGTCACCAGCCACCTTAGAGAGGATTGGATATTTTGAGCTCAAGGCTCTCCACCAACTAATAATGTCAAAATCCTCAATCCATGGTAAAATGCAGAGGAAACaatgaaaattgttgtgaaagTTTAACGAAATGAAATAATGCTGACGTAGGGTTGCAAATATAAATCTTTTAAACCTTGGTAAGAGGTTATTTAAGGGTCtcttgaccctcaaaataagatAGAGCACTTGTTTTGAGGGCCACGAAGgccttcaaaatttcattttcgaCGGTATAAGTTTCGAAGGATATCAAGAGTCAATTGCACTCCtaaaaaattttttctcaaggTTTCTTAATACCTTTTTCCAGGGTTTTGACCCTTGAAAAAAGTCAGATTTGTTGTAGTGCACATAGATTGTATTGGTTTggtttataatttataacttgatattgattttactcatatatatatatatatatatatattgttttgccattttttttcactttttcctctATGGTTGCACGGTTTCAAATTTATCAATGGAAGATATCTCAGTTCAACAGGTATGTTTCATCTCCTCTTTTCCTCTTTCATTGTGATTTTActcttatatttgtttttgttttgccatttcttttcacttttttcccTAACTTACATAGCGTAATTTGTAGGCAGCAGCTCCCCCACCAGGTAGCACAGTTCCAGATTTACCAATGGAAGATATCTCAGTTCAACAAGTATATTTCAATTCCTCTTGTCCTCTCATTTCCTCTTTTATTGGGATTTTActcttatatttgtttttgttttgccatttcttttcacttttttttcccatgtAATTTATAGGCAGCTGCTCCCCTACCAAGTAGCACAGTTCCAGATTTACCAATAGAAGAAATCTCAGTTCAACAGGTATATTTCATATTCTCTTTTGCTAAATTTAGCACATGTTTTTGTTAAGTGTATGAAAGTGTGAGGACTTGCTTTGAGCATATGATTTCATTGAGTTTTTGGGGTCtaatggaaagaaaagaaaatagaaaaatatatatatatatatatatatatattagagccTTGCTTTGCTTGGCGTTGAGCTCTTTGGTAATAACACTGGTCGTTAATATATATCTGCTCAACTTTTAAGAACAAACTgtaaagagaaatcaaaatcatattatattctCACAATTTAGTAAATCTTCAaggcatatttttttttcatgaataacCATGTACACAAAAGTCAAACCACACAACCAAGAACAAAATTTGGCACATCAACTTACAGATATATGGATCACAAAGATTTGAAATTATTCTAAAAGCAAACCGAAGAAAGAAAAGCTTTACATTAGCGTACATAACTGCAACATATTTTGAAGGCTAAATCTTGTGATagtttactattattattattattattattattattattattattattattattattatgattttgttgTAATTTACAACCCTTTATTCTTacttaaataaattgttttgtGTAGGGTGAATCCGAAATTAATCCGGTCCCTCATGATGGTGATAGCACCCAATCACAGGTATCATAACCTCTAAACTTGATAATTATCTTATGTAATTggctttttcactttttcatgtGTGTGTCGTATAAATTCActcttaaatatataataatcaagttatttttatataattctttttttccaaCTTCATTGTTATTTGTAGGATAGTGCCCCACCAGCTACATCCAGGCCATTATTGTTTGGCAATGATAGGTATTCTCACGAAAtcattttgttcttcttttttctttaataccTATTTTCCATTCAAGTGCAATTAGTAATATCATAGAGAAACCATGTAATCAtatgaatgatatatatatttttttttaaatctcatttATGTTATTATGAATAGGTCGCAATTCTTGATCAAGGTCCAACTGTTTGCAATTTCATTTATTGGAGGGATGGTAGCTGGATATTGTCTACAAATTGGAggtatgttttaaaaatatatatatatatatatatatagacacacatatAAGCTAGTGCCATATCATCAATATtctaaaaaatcaatattttatattgaatttGCTAGCTATCAGCCTCAATAAATATATACGTAAACGTTGAGTCATTGACGAGCTCAATTAAAAATACGTAGCCTTCCAAGGATTTTCACATGTGGACTTGGGACTTTAGGCCAAACCATGTTAAAATTATTGTCATGCTTTTCTTCATCACTCAATTACTCAACAACTTTAACAATATATAACCCCAGAAAACTCAATCTTGTGGTTGTTTGCTTTAATACTAAACTTTTTGGCTTGCATTTCCTATTTCACCAATAGAAAtgaagtgtgtgtgtgtgtatatattagGAATATGGGTTTAATATTTGCCATTTTTATTCTAGGAGGTGTTCTTGGCATGAAGGAATCACTCAAACTTTTTGGTGTCTACCGAAAAATGGAATTTACAAAAACCACGAACTATTGTTCGTTTTATGACAATAAACTCAATAGTTTCGTTGCATGCCTCTACTTGGCTACTACTGTATCAATACTGCCTTCATTTGTATGTTCGAAGTTATTTGGTAGAAGGGTAGTAGTCTGGATTGGCTTTGGACTCGTGTTGCTGGGATCCATTCTCTTGACAATAAAGAACCTTCCTACACTATTCATTGGCCGGATCATCTGTGGTTTTGGAGTAGGATGCATTCTACAGGTATTAATTCTTACTTCAGAAGTAAATAATGTTTCTGTAGGATTataagaaaatgatattttcatgAAGGTTGACAATGTGATGCATTGTGATTTATAACTAGAATAGAAATATCAAGCACATGAATGTTTTGTTAATCTACATTAATGTTTATAATCATTATGTTTCGTGCTAGTACATCATGTTTTAGAAAAGCTATATGAGTTTCTAATACTAgcatctatattttttttttttgaatgtaaaTAGTTCTCTAGCATCTTTAAATACTCTTCATCTATATATAAGCACCCTAGAAAATACTATTTTCCTTACTGAaaatttttgcttctttttctcatGTTTGATGTATGTAAACTATTACATTCTATTGTAGGTTCTTCCCATCTATATTTCAGAATCTACTCCAGCTGAGTATGCAGACTTCTTAGGTTCTAAATTTGACCATGGTTTTAATTTTGGGGGATTTGTGGTGGCATCAACCGTAAGTTTTTTAGTGGCTATGAACAAGTCGGGGTGGAGGTGGTCTTTTGGACTTTCAGGAGTCTTAGCTCTTGCATCCTTGATGCTATCTGCTACTACTCCTGAAAGCCCACATTATTTTTTGGAGATGAAAGACATTGAAAGAGctaaaaatgcttttaaaaagaCTAGAGGT encodes:
- the LOC115991929 gene encoding sugar transport protein 4-like, giving the protein MEDISVQQAAAPPPGSTVPDLPMEDISVQQAAAPLPSSTVPDLPIEEISVQQGESEINPVPHDGDSTQSQDSAPPATSRPLLFGNDRSQFLIKVQLFAISFIGGMVAGYCLQIGGGVLGMKESLKLFGVYRKMEFTKTTNYCSFYDNKLNSFVACLYLATTVSILPSFVCSKLFGRRVVVWIGFGLVLLGSILLTIKNLPTLFIGRIICGFGVGCILQVLPIYISESTPAEYADFLGSKFDHGFNFGGFVVASTVSFLVAMNKSGWRWSFGLSGVLALASLMLSATTPESPHYFLEMKDIERAKNAFKKTRGRLIVAEFDNLVAKSEKVYSSLFHPFRLQYMPYLFIACVREVFMQMTGMFAINFVTPIFLTSIGVSASTSFISSMGVGCTYFIMAILGGMLVDRYKRRVMLRSSSLVMIFTLFIIFGLLRLSNYDVMYFGVDVAVAISMAMFFYVCGYAVISGTRGWFSVPLPQRAKGMGSALTMTVSMSFVSLMAYISTPVVCVCKEYIVLIFGLYAVVMETFISLLVPETRDISEEEMNVKAWGQHRIWKKCIR
- the LOC115990724 gene encoding uncharacterized protein LOC115990724 produces the protein MAKTPPNLVEDSIKPYKSSKDYPQNAQGLSIYASIFSIFIYISVLYIFNLSPSTLFYNTKFWFFLSNTFILIIAVDYGAYSSSKGKQDLYQEYVMRTQVKNVPSFVPQYQKIVKQSTPKQKVDSFQEMREVIVQEVQVFPERNLQVVIKSDSKKPSEDLREKIKAKTYCGSKSEQAKRVVIDESKNIIIRSSETEKNEENEFSTMSDEELNRRVDEFIQRFNREIRLQSTS
- the LOC115988479 gene encoding uncharacterized protein LOC115988479 translates to MELEAEKSLIQAESSDGPNSNSSDFVAHVRKLLFRRMLVGIRDGRFFLGTFHCMDKQGNIILQDAVEYRSTRRSSTSPMEQRCLGLILIPSSCRSSCHVGCSIEEQLSLLKL